One segment of Bradyrhizobium sp. WD16 DNA contains the following:
- a CDS encoding XapX domain-containing protein has product MKMYLYSLGAGLLVGVIYSLLNVRSPAPPLVALVGLAGILAGEQVVPLARRLIEGQDLAAAWRLESCTPHVFGHLPGRAAAEATSITTPTASETRS; this is encoded by the coding sequence ATGAAGATGTACCTATACTCCCTCGGCGCCGGCCTTCTGGTCGGCGTCATCTACAGCCTGCTCAATGTGCGCTCGCCTGCGCCGCCGCTCGTGGCGCTCGTCGGTCTCGCCGGCATTCTGGCCGGCGAGCAGGTCGTTCCACTCGCGCGCCGGCTGATCGAAGGTCAGGATCTCGCGGCGGCCTGGCGGCTCGAAAGCTGCACACCCCATGTTTTCGGACATCTGCCCGGCCGCGCGGCCGCCGAGGCAACGTCCATCACCACGCCGACCGCCTCGGAGACCCGCTCATGA
- a CDS encoding class I SAM-dependent methyltransferase, translating to MTATPPIVDQAAYWNGAAGRKWTDFQDSLDVTFVPVLDELLHRADIRPGERVIDIGCGCGASAIALAERVGSNGHVTALDISAEMLARARQRTPAALEIDYLQADAASHPFAKEAADALVSRFGVMFFDDPVQAFTNLAAALRRGGRLAFVCWRAPRENPYFIAAVQEAYKHVPRLPEMKPEDPGPFAFASEERVRAILTEAGFGALALAPFDAELDMAAGRGLDQALTVATSIGPASRALEGQPQDKVEAARADIRTMLARHQQGARVLLKAAMWMVTAVKP from the coding sequence ATGACAGCGACACCTCCGATCGTCGACCAGGCCGCCTACTGGAACGGGGCCGCGGGACGAAAATGGACCGACTTTCAGGACAGCCTCGATGTCACCTTCGTGCCGGTGCTCGACGAACTGCTCCACCGCGCCGACATCCGTCCCGGCGAGCGGGTCATCGATATCGGCTGCGGCTGCGGCGCCTCGGCCATCGCCCTTGCCGAGCGCGTCGGATCGAACGGCCATGTCACGGCCCTCGACATCTCGGCTGAAATGCTGGCCCGGGCGCGGCAGCGTACACCTGCGGCCCTCGAGATCGACTACCTTCAGGCGGATGCCGCCAGCCATCCGTTCGCGAAGGAAGCGGCAGATGCCCTGGTGTCGCGCTTCGGAGTGATGTTCTTCGACGATCCGGTGCAGGCCTTCACCAACCTGGCGGCAGCGCTGCGTCGGGGCGGGCGGCTGGCTTTCGTCTGCTGGCGCGCGCCGCGCGAGAACCCCTATTTCATCGCCGCCGTCCAGGAGGCCTACAAGCACGTGCCGCGGCTGCCTGAAATGAAGCCGGAGGACCCCGGTCCCTTCGCCTTCGCCAGCGAGGAGCGTGTACGCGCGATCCTCACCGAAGCCGGCTTCGGCGCGCTCGCGCTCGCGCCCTTCGATGCCGAACTCGACATGGCAGCCGGCCGCGGCCTCGATCAGGCACTGACGGTTGCCACGTCGATCGGTCCCGCCAGCCGGGCGCTCGAGGGGCAGCCGCAGGACAAGGTCGAGGCTGCCCGCGCCGACATTCGCACCATGCTCGCCCGCCACCAGCAGGGGGCGCGCGTCCTGCTCAAGGCCGCGATGTGGATGGTGACCGCGGTCAAGCCCTGA
- a CDS encoding DUF2171 domain-containing protein: MVNIKDIKEHMEVIGADGVHVGTVDRVEGRRIKLTKASSGQGRHEGHHHFIDAGLIADIEDGKVRLSANGDIAVSFEQKQG, from the coding sequence ATGGTGAATATCAAAGACATCAAGGAACATATGGAAGTGATCGGCGCCGACGGCGTCCATGTCGGCACCGTCGACCGGGTCGAGGGCCGCCGCATCAAGCTGACCAAGGCCAGCAGCGGCCAAGGACGCCATGAAGGTCATCATCACTTCATCGACGCCGGACTGATCGCGGACATCGAGGACGGCAAAGTCCGGCTGTCCGCCAACGGCGACATCGCCGTCAGCTTCGAGCAAAAGCAAGGCTGA
- the fdh3B gene encoding formate dehydrogenase FDH3 subunit beta: MARMKFLCDADRCIECNACVTACKNEHEVPWGINRRRVVTLNDGKPGERSISMACMHCTDAPCAAVCPVNCFYTTADAVVLHSKDLCIGCGYCFYACPFGAPQYPKVGNFGSRGKMDKCTFCAGGPEADGSKAEYEKYGANRLAEGKLPLCAEMCSTKSLLAGDSEIIAQIYKERVTRRGYGSGAWGWKTAYRETIAS, from the coding sequence ATGGCTCGGATGAAATTTCTCTGCGACGCCGACCGTTGTATCGAATGCAATGCCTGCGTCACGGCGTGCAAGAACGAGCACGAGGTGCCGTGGGGCATCAATCGTCGCCGCGTCGTCACCCTCAATGACGGCAAGCCCGGCGAGCGTTCGATCTCCATGGCCTGCATGCATTGCACCGACGCGCCCTGCGCGGCGGTTTGCCCGGTGAACTGCTTCTACACCACCGCCGACGCCGTGGTGCTGCACTCCAAGGACCTGTGCATCGGCTGCGGCTACTGCTTCTACGCCTGTCCGTTCGGCGCCCCGCAATATCCCAAGGTCGGCAATTTCGGCTCGCGCGGCAAGATGGACAAATGCACCTTCTGCGCGGGCGGTCCCGAGGCCGACGGTAGCAAGGCGGAGTATGAGAAATACGGCGCCAACCGACTCGCCGAAGGCAAGCTGCCGCTGTGCGCCGAGATGTGCTCGACCAAGTCGCTGCTCGCCGGCGATAGCGAGATCATCGCCCAGATCTACAAGGAGCGCGTGACGCGGCGCGGCTACGGTTCGGGCGCCTGGGGCTGGAAGACGGCCTATCGCGAGACGATCGCGTCGTGA
- a CDS encoding formate dehydrogenase subunit gamma: MTGFGKYVRYAVGLWALVLMIALSSPSVAQQAPINPTASSVKEQQLLQELDRIQGRVTIPDQRSRVLEQPAGRDWREFRTVTLRWTGALAILGMFVVLVIFYLIRGRIRIEAGLSGIKIVRFNGFERFVHWMTATCFLVLAVSGLNVTFGRPLLLPLIGFEAFSEWSQWAKYAHNYLSFPFTIGVVLIFLMWIAGNIPVKADIDWLKKGGGLFGHEHPPAPRFNAGQKGIYWIVVLGGGLAAASGYQLMFPFYITGIEGMQLAQIVHAVVAVLFIAVMLAHIYIGSIGMEGAFEAMGSGEVDLSWAREHHKLWLDEEQARQASAGKSGSPPPMAAPAE, from the coding sequence ATGACGGGTTTTGGGAAATACGTCCGCTATGCGGTCGGCCTATGGGCGCTCGTGCTGATGATCGCGCTGTCCTCACCATCGGTCGCGCAGCAGGCGCCGATCAATCCGACCGCCAGCTCGGTCAAGGAGCAGCAGCTGCTGCAGGAGCTCGATCGTATCCAGGGTCGCGTCACCATCCCCGATCAGCGCTCGCGGGTGCTGGAGCAGCCGGCCGGCCGCGACTGGCGCGAGTTCCGGACGGTGACGCTGCGATGGACCGGCGCCCTTGCCATCCTCGGCATGTTCGTCGTCCTGGTGATCTTCTATCTGATCCGCGGCAGGATCCGCATCGAGGCCGGCCTCTCGGGTATCAAGATCGTTCGCTTCAACGGCTTCGAACGCTTCGTGCACTGGATGACCGCCACCTGCTTCCTGGTGCTGGCGGTCTCCGGGTTGAACGTGACCTTCGGCCGGCCGCTGCTGCTGCCGCTGATCGGTTTCGAGGCGTTCTCGGAATGGTCGCAATGGGCGAAATACGCCCACAACTATCTCAGCTTTCCTTTCACCATCGGGGTGGTGCTGATCTTCCTGATGTGGATCGCCGGCAACATTCCCGTCAAGGCCGACATCGATTGGCTCAAGAAGGGCGGTGGCCTGTTTGGTCATGAACATCCGCCGGCGCCGCGCTTCAATGCCGGCCAGAAGGGCATCTACTGGATCGTGGTGCTGGGCGGCGGCCTCGCCGCGGCGTCCGGTTATCAGCTGATGTTCCCGTTCTACATCACCGGAATCGAGGGCATGCAGCTTGCCCAGATCGTCCACGCGGTGGTCGCGGTGCTGTTCATCGCGGTGATGCTGGCGCACATCTATATCGGCTCGATCGGCATGGAAGGCGCGTTCGAGGCGATGGGCTCCGGCGAGGTCGATCTCAGCTGGGCGCGCGAGCATCACAAGCTGTGGCTCGACGAGGAGCAGGCCCGCCAGGCGTCCGCCGGCAAGTCCGGCTCGCCGCCGCCGATGGCGGCGCCCGCCGAATAA
- a CDS encoding amidohydrolase, producing MTLQQAPDLILHRGLFTTLDRTNPTASAVAITGGRFTAVGHDAEVMRLAGPATRVIDLAGRRVLPGLIDNHLHIIRGGLNFNMELRWDGVRSLADAMAMLRAQVAITPPPQWVRVIGGFTEHQFAEKRLPTIDELNAAAPDTPVFLLHLYDRAILNGAALRAVGYTRDTANPPGGEIVRDGDGNPTGLLLAKPNAGILYATLAKGPKLPFEYQVNSTRHFMRELNRLGVTGAIDAGGGFQNYPEDYAVIRRLSDDGQLTIRLAYNLFTQKPKGEKDDFLNWTRTSQYKQGDDYFRHNGAGEMLVFSAADFEDFRQERPDMPAEMEGELDEVVRILAQNRWPWRLHATYDETISRALDVFERVNQDIPLTGLHWFFDHAETISDQSIDRIAALGGGVAVQHRMAYQGEYFVERYGPGAAEATPPVKRMLDKGVRISAGTDATRVASYNPWVSLAWLVTGRTVGGMRLTPQRNCLDRETALRMWTENVTWFSNEEGKKGRISKGMLADLIVPDRDYFSCPETEIADITSDLTIVGGKVVYRTSRFRTLEDVELPPAMPDWSPVRRFGGYAAWGADETNRSSLRMTAAAKCGCAQSCGVHGHDHATAWSRKLAVADLKSFWGALGCACWAV from the coding sequence ATGACGCTCCAGCAAGCACCGGATCTGATTCTGCATCGCGGGCTCTTCACCACGCTCGACCGAACCAATCCGACCGCCAGCGCCGTAGCGATCACCGGGGGCCGCTTCACCGCCGTCGGCCACGACGCCGAAGTGATGCGCCTGGCCGGACCGGCGACGCGCGTCATCGACCTTGCCGGCCGCCGCGTGCTGCCGGGCCTGATCGACAACCACCTGCACATCATTCGCGGCGGCCTGAACTTCAACATGGAGTTGCGCTGGGATGGCGTACGCTCGCTTGCCGACGCCATGGCCATGCTCCGCGCCCAGGTGGCGATCACACCACCCCCGCAATGGGTGCGCGTCATCGGCGGCTTCACCGAGCATCAGTTTGCCGAAAAACGGCTACCGACCATTGACGAACTCAATGCCGCCGCACCGGATACCCCGGTTTTCCTGCTGCATCTCTATGATCGTGCGATCCTCAACGGCGCAGCGTTGCGCGCCGTCGGCTACACCCGCGACACGGCCAACCCGCCCGGCGGCGAGATCGTCCGCGACGGTGACGGCAACCCCACCGGCCTGCTGCTGGCAAAGCCCAATGCCGGCATCCTTTACGCCACCCTCGCCAAGGGGCCGAAGCTGCCCTTCGAGTACCAGGTCAACTCAACACGGCATTTCATGCGGGAATTGAACCGGCTCGGCGTCACCGGGGCCATCGACGCAGGCGGCGGCTTTCAGAATTATCCCGAGGATTACGCCGTCATCCGCAGGCTCAGCGACGACGGCCAGCTCACCATCCGCCTTGCCTACAATCTCTTCACCCAGAAGCCCAAAGGCGAGAAAGACGACTTCCTGAACTGGACGCGCACGTCGCAATACAAGCAGGGCGACGACTATTTCCGTCACAACGGCGCCGGCGAAATGCTGGTGTTCTCCGCCGCGGATTTCGAGGATTTCCGCCAGGAGCGCCCGGATATGCCGGCCGAGATGGAAGGCGAACTCGACGAGGTCGTGCGCATCCTCGCGCAAAACCGCTGGCCCTGGCGTCTTCACGCCACCTATGACGAGACGATCTCGCGGGCGCTCGATGTGTTCGAGCGCGTCAACCAGGACATTCCGCTCACCGGGCTGCATTGGTTCTTCGATCATGCCGAAACCATCTCGGACCAATCGATCGATCGTATCGCCGCGCTCGGCGGCGGCGTCGCCGTGCAGCACCGCATGGCTTACCAGGGCGAATATTTCGTCGAGCGCTATGGTCCAGGAGCGGCGGAAGCGACACCGCCGGTCAAGCGCATGCTCGACAAGGGTGTGCGGATCTCCGCCGGCACCGATGCGACCCGCGTCGCCTCGTACAATCCGTGGGTCTCCCTCGCCTGGCTGGTGACGGGGCGCACCGTCGGCGGCATGCGCCTCACGCCCCAGCGCAACTGTCTCGACCGCGAAACCGCGCTGCGGATGTGGACCGAGAATGTCACCTGGTTCTCCAACGAGGAGGGCAAGAAGGGCCGTATCTCGAAAGGCATGCTCGCCGATCTTATCGTTCCAGATCGCGACTATTTCAGCTGCCCGGAGACGGAGATCGCCGACATCACTTCGGATCTCACCATCGTCGGCGGCAAGGTGGTTTACCGCACTAGCCGTTTCAGGACGCTCGAAGACGTCGAACTGCCTCCCGCGATGCCGGACTGGTCGCCGGTGCGGCGGTTCGGCGGCTACGCGGCGTGGGGCGCGGACGAAACCAACCGGTCCTCGCTGCGCATGACCGCGGCGGCGAAATGCGGCTGCGCGCAGAGTTGCGGCGTGCACGGCCACGACCACGCCACCGCCTGGTCGCGCAAGCTCGCCGTAGCAGACCTGAAATCCTTCTGGGGTGCCCTCGGCTGCGCCTGCTGGGCGGTGTGA
- a CDS encoding VOC family protein: protein MPDLNGVLETAIYVDDLARARRFYGQQLGLAAMYEDERMSAYDAGRGGVLLVFRRGASREGAQLAGGRIPGHDGEGPLHLAFAIAAEALQAWEQHIASQGIMIESRVHWLRGAHSIYFRDPDQHLVELATPGLWPNNEARTGN, encoded by the coding sequence ATGCCCGATCTCAATGGCGTGCTGGAGACGGCGATCTATGTCGACGACCTTGCACGGGCGCGTCGATTTTATGGCCAGCAACTCGGTCTCGCGGCAATGTACGAGGACGAGCGCATGAGCGCCTATGACGCCGGTCGCGGCGGCGTCCTGCTGGTATTCAGGCGTGGCGCCTCGCGCGAAGGAGCGCAGCTGGCGGGCGGCCGAATCCCGGGCCATGATGGTGAGGGCCCGCTGCATCTGGCCTTTGCCATCGCCGCCGAAGCCCTGCAAGCCTGGGAACAGCACATCGCGAGCCAGGGAATCATGATCGAAAGCCGCGTCCACTGGCTGCGAGGCGCGCACAGCATCTATTTTCGTGATCCGGACCAGCACCTCGTTGAGCTGGCGACTCCCGGCCTGTGGCCGAACAATGAGGCGCGGACCGGAAACTGA
- a CDS encoding formate dehydrogenase subunit alpha, producing MLIKRTQRQRSDAARGGAIASTLAEQASGLDRRTFLRRSGIAGGGLAALSTLPLGGVRKAEAAAAGPLTSGATVRKSICTHCSVGCTVTAEVLNGVWIGQEPSWDSPINRGSHCAKGASVRELVHSDRRLRYPMKLVNGQWTRVTWDAAINEIGDKIQQVRDKSGADSVYWLGSAKMTNEGAYLFRKLGAFWGTNNTDHQARICHSTTVTGVANTWGYGAMTNSINDIRNSKTLLFIGSNAAEAHPVGMQHMLESKELNRANFIVFDPRMTRTAAHATDYVRLRPGTDIPVLYGIMWHILKNGWEDKEFIRQRVYGFDDLRKEVEKWTPDEVERVSGVPGAQLERVAKLFATVKPATVIWCMGQTQHTVGTANVRASCILLLMTGNIGRSGAGANILRGHDNVQGATDVGLDVVTLPFYYGLAEGAWKHWSRVWEVDYNDLLSRFDDKKQMETPGIPLTRWFDATLLPKADVAQKDNVKVMFVQGHASNSITRIPESLKGLKALELLVVADPHPTTWASLAVEAGRKDGVYILPVATQFESKGSRVATNRSMQWGEQIVKPVFESKDDLEVIYLMAKKFGFADRMFKNIKVENNLPEAEDVLREMNRGSWSTGYCGQSPERLKAHMRNQHKFDLVTMRAPKDDPEIGGDYYGLPWPCWGSPEVRHPGSPLLYNNNLAVMDGGGTFRPRFGIEREEKLPDGTSRKVSLLADGSYSKDSEIKDGYPEFTLASLKKLGWDKDLTEAEMAAINKVNPANPDAVSWALDLSGGIQRVALMHGCVPYGNGKARMNAFGLPDPIPVHREPIYTPRVDLVSKYPTLPDAKQFRLPNIGFSVQKAAVEKGIAKQFPLILSSGRLVEYEGGGEETRTNPWLAELQQDMFIEISPADAAERGIKDGGWVWVTGAENGSRARMKALVTERVGRGVAWMPFHFGGWFAGKDLRDNYPKGTDPIVLGESANTITSYGYDPATGMQEPKVTLCQIVAA from the coding sequence GTGCTGATCAAGAGAACGCAACGCCAGCGCTCGGACGCCGCCCGCGGCGGAGCCATCGCCAGCACCCTCGCCGAGCAGGCCTCGGGTCTCGACCGGCGAACCTTCCTGCGCCGCTCCGGCATCGCCGGCGGCGGCCTCGCCGCGCTGAGCACGCTGCCGCTCGGCGGCGTCCGCAAGGCGGAGGCGGCGGCCGCGGGGCCGCTCACCTCCGGCGCCACCGTGCGCAAGTCGATCTGCACCCATTGCTCGGTCGGCTGCACCGTCACCGCCGAAGTGCTGAATGGCGTCTGGATCGGTCAGGAGCCGAGCTGGGATTCGCCGATCAACCGCGGCTCGCACTGCGCCAAGGGCGCCTCGGTGCGCGAACTGGTGCACAGCGACCGGCGCCTGCGCTACCCGATGAAGCTCGTCAACGGCCAGTGGACGCGGGTCACCTGGGACGCCGCCATCAACGAGATCGGCGACAAGATCCAGCAGGTCCGCGACAAGTCGGGAGCCGATTCCGTCTACTGGCTCGGCTCGGCCAAGATGACCAACGAGGGCGCCTACCTGTTCCGCAAGCTCGGCGCGTTCTGGGGCACCAACAACACCGACCATCAGGCCCGTATCTGTCATTCGACGACCGTCACCGGCGTAGCCAACACCTGGGGCTACGGCGCGATGACCAACTCCATCAACGATATCCGCAACTCCAAGACCCTGCTGTTCATCGGCAGCAACGCTGCCGAGGCGCATCCGGTCGGCATGCAGCACATGCTCGAATCCAAGGAGCTCAACCGGGCCAACTTCATCGTCTTCGATCCACGCATGACCCGCACCGCGGCGCATGCCACCGATTACGTCCGCCTGCGCCCCGGCACCGACATTCCGGTGCTCTACGGCATCATGTGGCATATCCTCAAGAACGGCTGGGAAGACAAGGAATTCATCCGCCAGCGCGTCTACGGCTTCGATGATCTGCGCAAGGAAGTCGAGAAGTGGACGCCGGACGAGGTGGAGCGGGTCAGCGGCGTGCCCGGCGCGCAGCTCGAGCGCGTCGCCAAATTGTTTGCCACCGTCAAGCCGGCGACGGTCATCTGGTGCATGGGGCAGACCCAGCACACGGTCGGTACCGCCAATGTCCGCGCCAGCTGCATCCTGCTGCTGATGACCGGCAATATCGGCCGCTCCGGCGCCGGCGCCAACATCCTGCGCGGTCACGACAATGTCCAGGGCGCCACCGACGTCGGCCTCGATGTCGTGACGCTGCCGTTCTATTACGGCCTCGCCGAAGGCGCCTGGAAGCATTGGTCGCGAGTCTGGGAAGTCGACTACAACGATCTGCTGTCGCGCTTCGACGACAAGAAGCAGATGGAGACCCCAGGAATCCCGCTGACGCGCTGGTTCGACGCGACGCTGCTGCCGAAGGCCGACGTTGCCCAGAAGGACAACGTCAAGGTGATGTTCGTCCAGGGCCACGCCAGCAACTCCATCACGCGCATCCCTGAATCGCTGAAGGGCCTCAAGGCGCTCGAGCTGCTGGTCGTCGCCGACCCGCATCCGACCACTTGGGCGTCGCTGGCGGTCGAAGCCGGCCGTAAGGACGGCGTCTACATCCTGCCGGTCGCGACCCAGTTCGAGTCCAAGGGCTCGCGCGTCGCCACCAACCGCTCGATGCAGTGGGGCGAGCAGATCGTCAAGCCGGTGTTCGAATCCAAGGATGACCTCGAGGTCATCTATCTGATGGCCAAAAAGTTCGGTTTCGCCGATCGGATGTTCAAGAACATCAAGGTCGAGAACAATCTTCCCGAGGCCGAGGATGTGCTGCGGGAAATGAACCGCGGCAGCTGGTCGACCGGCTATTGCGGCCAGTCGCCGGAACGCCTCAAGGCGCACATGCGCAACCAGCACAAGTTCGACCTGGTCACCATGCGCGCGCCGAAGGACGACCCGGAGATCGGCGGCGACTACTACGGCCTGCCGTGGCCGTGCTGGGGCTCGCCCGAGGTCCGGCATCCCGGCTCGCCGTTGCTCTACAACAACAATCTCGCGGTGATGGACGGCGGCGGCACCTTCCGTCCGCGTTTCGGCATCGAGCGCGAGGAGAAGCTGCCGGACGGCACCAGCCGCAAGGTCAGCCTGCTCGCCGACGGCTCCTATTCCAAGGATTCCGAGATCAAGGACGGCTACCCGGAATTCACCCTGGCGAGCCTGAAGAAGCTCGGCTGGGACAAGGATTTGACCGAGGCGGAAATGGCGGCGATCAACAAGGTCAATCCCGCCAATCCCGACGCGGTGTCGTGGGCGCTCGACCTGTCCGGCGGCATCCAGCGCGTCGCCCTGATGCATGGCTGCGTGCCCTACGGCAACGGCAAGGCGCGCATGAACGCCTTCGGCCTGCCGGATCCGATTCCGGTCCATCGCGAGCCGATCTACACGCCGCGGGTCGATCTCGTGTCGAAATACCCGACGCTGCCCGACGCCAAGCAGTTCCGCCTGCCCAATATCGGCTTCTCGGTGCAGAAGGCCGCGGTGGAAAAGGGCATCGCCAAGCAGTTCCCGCTGATCCTGTCGTCGGGGCGCCTCGTCGAATACGAGGGCGGCGGCGAAGAGACGAGGACCAATCCCTGGCTCGCCGAACTGCAGCAGGACATGTTCATCGAGATCAGTCCGGCCGACGCTGCGGAGCGTGGCATCAAGGACGGCGGCTGGGTCTGGGTCACTGGTGCGGAGAACGGCTCCAGGGCCAGGATGAAGGCGCTGGTCACCGAACGCGTGGGGCGCGGCGTCGCCTGGATGCCGTTTCACTTCGGCGGCTGGTTCGCGGGCAAGGATCTGCGCGACAATTATCCCAAGGGCACCGATCCCATCGTGCTCGGCGAGAGCGCCAACACCATCACCAGCTACGGTTACGATCCGGCCACGGGCATGCAGGAGCCCAAGGTCACCCTCTGTCAGATCGTCGCGGCATAA
- a CDS encoding sorbosone dehydrogenase family protein: protein MSPRRTLLLTSACLMAALSAVTAQTLTGPSAFGDWRADKPGRSRHIQVDDLPRPGATRSASNTPRIVRRPAAALPDVPEGFKAELFAEGLSGPRLMRVAPNGDIFVAETYAGRIRVLRAADGATKAALKQDFASGLDRPFGMAFFPSGPNPRFLYVATPRAVLRFPYAPGDVAARGEPQRVVGDLPQGAGHWTRDIVFARDDTLMLVSVGSAGNDGEGMGEAPGWREDFVARHPLGASWGSETDRAAVLAFDPEGGGRHLFATGIRNCVGMAVSSVKGDVWCSVNERDGLGDDLVPDYVTRVREGAFYGWPWYYIGSHADPHHAGARPDLADKVTVPDVLIQAHSASMEMAFYEASAFPPAYRGDAFVAEHGSWNRSKRTGYKVIRVRTKDGVPTGEYEDFATGFVLNDAEVWGRPVGIAVAHDGALLVSEDASGTIWRISYVGK, encoded by the coding sequence ATGTCGCCGCGCCGCACGCTTCTCCTGACAAGCGCATGCCTGATGGCGGCGCTGTCCGCCGTCACGGCCCAGACGCTCACCGGGCCTTCCGCGTTCGGTGACTGGCGTGCCGACAAGCCGGGCCGGTCCCGGCACATCCAGGTCGATGACCTGCCGCGTCCCGGTGCAACGCGCTCGGCCAGCAACACCCCGCGCATCGTGCGGCGCCCGGCGGCGGCGCTGCCGGATGTGCCGGAGGGTTTCAAAGCCGAACTTTTCGCCGAGGGGCTCAGCGGGCCGCGCCTGATGCGGGTTGCGCCCAACGGCGACATCTTCGTCGCCGAAACCTACGCCGGCCGGATCCGGGTGCTGCGCGCGGCAGATGGGGCGACCAAGGCGGCCTTGAAACAGGATTTCGCCAGCGGACTGGACCGGCCCTTCGGCATGGCCTTCTTTCCGAGCGGGCCCAATCCACGGTTCCTCTACGTGGCGACACCGCGCGCAGTGCTGCGCTTTCCCTATGCGCCGGGTGATGTGGCCGCCCGTGGCGAGCCGCAGCGCGTCGTCGGCGACCTGCCGCAAGGCGCGGGGCACTGGACCCGCGATATCGTCTTTGCCCGCGACGACACCCTGATGCTGGTGTCGGTCGGCAGCGCTGGCAACGACGGCGAAGGCATGGGCGAGGCGCCGGGGTGGCGCGAGGATTTCGTCGCCCGGCACCCGCTTGGTGCAAGCTGGGGGTCGGAAACCGATCGGGCTGCCGTGCTGGCTTTCGATCCAGAAGGAGGAGGGCGGCACCTGTTCGCCACGGGAATCCGCAACTGTGTCGGCATGGCGGTGAGTTCGGTCAAAGGCGACGTCTGGTGCTCGGTGAACGAGCGTGACGGGCTGGGCGACGATCTGGTGCCGGATTATGTCACGCGGGTGCGCGAGGGCGCGTTCTATGGCTGGCCATGGTACTACATAGGATCTCATGCCGACCCGCATCATGCCGGGGCTCGGCCCGACCTCGCCGACAAGGTCACCGTACCCGACGTGTTGATCCAGGCTCATTCGGCCTCGATGGAGATGGCGTTCTATGAGGCGAGCGCGTTTCCTCCTGCCTATCGCGGTGATGCCTTCGTCGCCGAGCACGGCTCCTGGAATCGCTCGAAGCGGACCGGCTACAAGGTGATCCGCGTCCGCACGAAGGACGGCGTGCCCACTGGCGAATACGAGGACTTCGCGACCGGTTTTGTCCTCAACGATGCAGAAGTCTGGGGGCGGCCGGTCGGCATTGCCGTGGCCCATGACGGAGCGCTCCTCGTCTCGGAGGATGCGAGCGGCACGATCTGGCGGATCAGTTACGTCGGCAAGTGA
- a CDS encoding DUF1275 family protein — protein MSAAAPRPMLPLLLSFNAGYVDTAGFLALQGLFTAHVTGNFVTFGAAMVLGISGAVAKLLALPVFCAVVIATRLLSSRLSLRSLLAGKTLLLAIAAAMAVRLGPFVDGDTIPAIATGMVLVAAMAVQNAVHRIHLAAAPPTTLMTGTTTQIMIDIADLLHGGEWQPENSARLGRMAAAVALFALGCGLAALAFAASGAWCFVLPPVVAAATLPLSHAESGSALQTARP, from the coding sequence ATGTCCGCCGCCGCTCCGCGACCGATGCTGCCGCTCCTTTTGAGTTTCAATGCCGGTTACGTCGACACTGCCGGCTTCCTGGCGCTGCAAGGCCTCTTCACCGCCCATGTCACCGGCAATTTCGTCACCTTCGGCGCCGCCATGGTGCTGGGTATTTCGGGCGCCGTGGCGAAGCTGCTGGCGCTGCCGGTGTTCTGCGCGGTGGTGATCGCAACCCGGCTGCTGAGCAGCCGTCTGTCGCTGCGCAGCCTGCTGGCCGGCAAGACCCTGCTGCTCGCCATCGCGGCAGCCATGGCAGTACGCCTCGGCCCCTTTGTCGACGGCGATACCATTCCAGCCATCGCCACCGGCATGGTGCTGGTGGCCGCCATGGCAGTACAGAACGCGGTCCATCGCATTCATCTGGCCGCGGCGCCACCGACCACGCTGATGACCGGCACCACCACCCAGATCATGATCGACATCGCCGACCTGCTGCATGGCGGCGAATGGCAACCGGAAAATTCGGCACGACTCGGCCGCATGGCCGCCGCTGTGGCGCTGTTTGCGCTCGGCTGCGGGTTAGCCGCCCTCGCCTTCGCGGCCAGCGGGGCTTGGTGCTTCGTCCTGCCGCCGGTCGTCGCGGCCGCGACCCTGCCGCTGAGCCACGCGGAATCGGGCAGCGCCTTGCAAACGGCACGGCCCTGA